One Ancylobacter novellus DSM 506 genomic window, GCGCCGTGTTCAGCGCCCATTTCAACCCCTGCGGCCAATGGGCGTCGGAGGCGCCGGCATCGACGAAGAGCTGCGCGTCCTCGCCCGCCGCCTCGCGCGCGGCGCGCACGATGGCCTCGTCGAGCTTGGCGTCGCCGCGCCGGCCGAACGGTCCCCAGCCGATCTTGAACGCCTTGAAGCCGCGCTCGCGGTGCGGGCCGATCACGGCCGCCATCTGCTCGGGCTCCTCCATCAGCAGCGAGCAATAGGGCTTCACCCGGTCCCTGTAGGTGCCGCCGAGCAGCCGGCCGACCGGCTGGCCCAGCGCCTTGCCGAGAATGTCCCACAGCGCGATGTCGATGCCGCTGATGGCATGGGTGAGCGAGCCGCCGCGGCCCATCCAGAAGGTGTTCTGGTGCATCTTCTCGGTGACGCGCTCGGGCTCCAGCGCGTTCTCGCCGCGCCAGAGCGGCTCCAGCACGTCGACCGCCGCCTTCACCAGCCGCCCGTCGGTGAACACGCTGCCGAAGCCGGTGATGCCCTCTTCCGTATGCACGGCGATCAGCGCATGCACGGAATCCTCCGGGCGGATCTCGGCCGACCAGCCGCCCTTGGGACTCTCGCCGAACAGCGGCGCGACCGCGACCGAGCGGATGGTGACCTTGGGCAGCGAAACATCATGCATGGCGGAACTCAGCTCTTGCCGGGGGCGGCCGCCCAGCCGCGCTGCGACCAGCGCTCCAGGCGCCGGACCAGCAGGGCCGAGGGGTAGCCGACCGCGAAATAGAGGATGGCGGTGACGGTGTAGACGGTGAAGTACTGGTAGTTGCGCGCGGCGATGATCTGGCCGGAGAACATCAGCTCCTGCACCGTCACCACCGAGGCGAGCGCCGTGTCCTTGAACAGGGCGATGAGGTAGTTGCCGAGCGCCGGCAGGACGACGCGGAAGGCCTGCGGGAAGATGACCTTGACGAAGGTGATGGTGGGGCTGAGGCCGAGGCTCTGCGCCGCCTCGTACTGGCTCCTCGGCACCGACTGGATGCCGGAGCGGTACACCTCGCTCATGAAGGCGGAATAGTTGATGGTCAGGCCGATGATGGCGGCGGTGACCGGCTCCAGCCGGATCCCGGCGCTGGGCAGCACGTAATAGATGTAGATGAGCTGCAGGATCAGCGGCGTGGCGCGGATGAACTCGACATAGAAGTCGGCGGGCCAGCGAATCCAGCGCTTCGGCGAGAGCCGTGCCAGCGCGATGGGAATGGCGATCACCCCGGCCAGCAGGATGACGACGACGGTGAGGAAGGTCGTCATGGCGAGGCCCTGCAGGAAGACCGAGCCGTAATCGTTGACGACCGAGAGATCGAGCAGGTTCATGGGTCGGTTCGCCGGGTGTTGCGGGGTCGTGCGGCGAGACTAGCGCGCCGCACGGCCGGGCGCTCCCGGCATGGATCGGCTCATCGCTCACTTTCCCTCATCCCCGGGCTTGACCCGGGCACCCAGGGGACTGGGCGCGCCCGGTCACTGGGTGGCCGGGTCAAGCCCGGCCATGAGGGCGAGAGGGTGGTTGATGCGCTGCACCGCTATTCGGCCCGACGAAGAACGTTCACAGCGGGAAGAAGAACATGTTGCGGTTGGTCAGGCCGTATTTCTTCAGGATGGAAGATGCTTGGCCGTTGCCGCGCACCTCGGCGAGGCCCTGGGTGAAGGCGGAGCGCAACGAGCAGTCCTCCTTGCGCAGCGCGTAGCGGGCATAGCCGTAGCCGAACTTGAAGATCAGCTCGTCGGGAATGGCGACGTTCTGCACGATCTCGATCGGCGAGGCGGCGTTGGCCTTCATGAACTCGATGACCTTCACGTCGTCCTCGAGGATGGCGTCGACGCGGCCGGTGGAGATGGCGGAGAACTCCTCGGCGTCGGTCTGGAAGGCGGTGACCGCGACGCCGATCTTGCGCAGGTACTCGTCCGCCGCCGAGCCGGCGATGGCGCCGATCTTCTTGCCCTTCAGCGTGTCGAAGGAGGTGATGCCGGCCGGGTTGCCCTTGGCGACCACGATGGCCGGGCCGTACCACCAGGCGGGGCCAGTGAAGGACACCGCCTTCAGGCGGTCCGGGGTGACGTGAATGTTGGCCGCGACCACGTCGATGCGCTTGGCGAGCAGCGCCGGGATGAGCTGGCCGAAGGGCATGACCTCGTACTTGAACTTGGTCACGCCGGCCCATTTCAGCGCCGCCTCGACCAGTTCGACATCGAGGCCGGTCGCCTGCTTGGTCGCCGGGTCGAGCGAGGAATAGGGCGGCGAGGGCGAGAAGCCGAGCGTCACGCCCTCGGTCTTGGCCTTGGCGAGCGACGGGTCGCCGCAATTGTCGAACAGCGGCGGGGCCTCGAACTGGAACTCCTGCGCGACGGCGCCGGTGCTCACGACGGCGACGAACAGCGCCGCCAACACGGACTTCAGCATTGCTCACTCCTCTGTCTGGAACGGCCGGCTTGCCGCCGACGCTGTCTTGCGAAAAATATGACTTCTTGAAATTATCCTGTCCAGATGATTTCAGGCCGCGACGGGATGGAATGCAGAAAAATATGATTTATTGTGACGCGAACGAGTGGAGCGCACGGCGCGCGGCGGCCCGGCAGGAAAGAGCGTGATGCGTATCGAGGCGGTCGACTTCTTCTATCTGGCGATGCCGGAGATCACGACGGATGCCGATGGCAGCCAGGACGCGCTGCTGGTGCGGGTGCGGGCCGGCGAGCAAGGGGCGGCCTACGAGGGTTGGGGCGAATGCGAGGCGTCGCCGCTCACCTCGATCGCCGCCTTCGTCGCCCCGATGTCGCACGGCATCTGCCGGCCGGTCGGCGCCTCGGTGCTCGGCCAGGCGATCGACGGGCCGGCCGACATCGCCCGCATCGCCGCGCTGGTCGAGCATGACAGCATGGACCTGCTTCAGGCCGCGCACACCTGGTCGGGCGTGGAGATGGCGCTGTGGGACCTCCTCGGCAAGGTACGCGGCGAGCCGGTCTGGCGGCTCATCGGCTATCAGCGCGCCTATCCGAAGACGCCCTATGCCTCGCTGCTGTTCGGTCCGACGCCGCAGGACACGCTTAGCCGGGCGAAGGACGCGGTGGCGCGCGGCTTCCGCGCCGCCAAGTTCGGCTGGGCCGATTTCGGCGCCGGCGAGCTTGCCCGCGACGTCGACCAACTCGCCGCCGCGCGCGAGGGACTCGGCCCGGAGGCGTTGCTCCTCGTCGATGTCGGGCAGATCTGGGTCGAGGATGTCGAGCGTGCCGCGCTGCGCCTGCCGGCGCTGGAAGAATTCGGCGCCACCTGGCTGGAGGAGCCCTTCCTCGCCAGCGCCTACGAGGCCTATGGCGCCCTCAGCCCCCGCAGCACCAAGGTGAAGCTCGCCGGCGGCGAAGGAGCGCATAATTTCCACATGGCGCGGCACCTCATCGACTATGGCGGCATCGGCTATGTGCAGATCGATTGCGGGCGTATCGGCGGCATCGGCCCGGCCAAGCGCGTCGCCGATTACGCCGCCCCGCGCGGGGTCACCTATGTGAACCACACCTTCACCTCGCATCTCGCGCTTTCCGCCTCTCTGCAACCCTATGCCGGGCTGGAGGCGCACCGGATCTGCGAATATCCGGCGGCGCCGCGCGCGCTCTGCATCGACATGACGAACAACCACCTGCGCCCGGACGCGAATGGTGAGATCATGCTGACCGAGACACCGGGCCTCGGCATCGGGATCGACCTCGCCGCGATCCGGCGTTACCTCGTGGAGACGGAGATCAAGGTCGGTGGACAGACCCTCTACGCCACGCCGGCGCTCTGAGCCGGAGACGGGCGAGCCCGGGGAGGGCGGGGAGCCGCGCGTCCCGCGCCGCTCGGGCTATCGCCTCAGCGGCCTGCAGGGCGGCATCATCACCGAGCTTGGCCGCGCCATCGTCTCCGGCCGCTTCGCGCCGGGCGAATTGCTGCCGCGCGAACCGGCGCTGATGGCCGAGTTCTCCGCCAGCCGCCCCTCGCTGCGCGAGGCGCTCAAGGTGCTGGCCGCCAAGGGCCTGATCGAGATGCGCCAGAAGGTCGGCACGCGGGTGCGCCCGCGCGACCTCTGGAACATGTTCGACAGCGACGTGCTGGCCTGGCATTTCGGCGACGGCGCGGCCGCCGGCCCGCAGCGCGACGGCATGCTGCGCGACCTGATCGAGCTCCGGCAGGTGATCGAGCCTTCCGCCGCCCGTTTCGCGGCCGGGCGCGGCTCGATGGAGGATCTGCGGCGCCTGCGCACCGCCTTGCAGGCGATGGAGGCGGCGGTGGGCGACCTCTCCGCCTATGCGCGCGCCGATGTCGAGTTCCACATGGCGGTGTTCGCCGCCGCGCACAACGCGCTGCTGGCCTCCTTCGCCCATCTCGTAGCCGACTTCCTGCAGCTGAGCTTCTCCATCCAGCAGGAGGCGCTGAACGAGGCCGACAACCGCATCGAGGACGATGTGGGCCAGCACCGCTTGGTGTTCGACGCGATCAACCGCGGCGACGGCGAAGCGGCGGCGCTCGCCATGCGCGACGTGATCCTCAACGGCAAGAACTCGCTGCTGGCGGCGCTCGAGTAGCCGCGCCGCCTGTCCGGCGCCGCCCGTCTTCCGTCATCCCCGGGCTTGGCCCGGGGATCCACGACTTCGGCCGGGCGCCAGGAAAAGGCGTGGATGGCCGGGCCAAGCCCGGCCATGACGTCGTGCAGGTGGCGGCGGTCGCCGGTGTTCAGCGGTTGAACTGCGGCTTGCGGCGCTCGAGGAAGGCGGTGATGGATTCCTTGTAGTCCGGCCCGTCGACCAGCTCCGAGGCGCTGATCTCATGGGCATAGGCGCGGCCCTCGTTCCAGCCGATCTCGTCGATCTTGTTGGCACCGCGCTTGATGGCGCGCACCGCCGCCGAGCTCTTGGAGGCGATTAGTTCGGCGAGCTCCATCGCCTTGCCCATCACCTCGGCCTCGGGCAGCACGTAGTTGATGAAGCCGACCTCCTTCAGCTCCGCCGCGCTCAGCCTGCGGCCGGTGAGGATCATCTCGCGGATGAAGCTGACCGGCATGTTGAGCCGGCTGAAATAGGCGCCGGCGCCGCCAGTGAGGCTGCGGTCCACTTCCGGCATGGAGAAGAACGCCGTGTCGGCGGCGACGATGAGGTCGCAGAAGCTGGCGAACACCATGCCGCCGCCCGGCGCCGGCTTGGTGACGGCGGCGATGGTCGGGCAGGAGAGCCGGTAGAAGCGGTCGGTGATCGCCTCGACATATTCGTGCCGGCTGCGGCGGGTCTCAGAGGTAAGGGTGAGGAATTCCTTCAGGTCGCCGCCGCCGATCCAGGCGCGCGCATCCGGCTTGCAGGCGAAGACGACGACGCGGATGTCGGGCGTCGCCTCGATATGGTCGATGACCTTGTCGAGGCTCTCATAGAGCTCGCGGGAGAGCGCGTTGACCGGCGGGCGGTCGATGGTGAGCACCGCCACGCCATCATTCGTGCGGATGTCGAAGAACGCGAAGTTCGGCTCCTGAGACGTCATCTGTTCCTGGACCTTTCCACCATCTGGGGATCGCCGGCCGGGACGTGAGCCCCGGGCGGCGGCGCGCGCTGGCCGCGCTTGTCGATGCCGTCCCATCTAGCGCAGCCGGACGCGTCGGTAAACGTTTCATTGTAGGTTTCGCCGCTGTTTGGCGGCTTTCCGCTCCACTGCGTTCGTCGTCGGGAGCATGAATCCGGAGGAGGACGAGCCGAATCCCTAGCTGGAATAACAGTGTCGACAGAGGGCTTTGGTTGCCGATGTCGGTACGACGGCCATTCACCGCCACCAACAGCCCGCGCCGAGGGTCGAGTTATATGCAATCGCTCATTCCGTGACGGGGGCGCCCGTAGCCGTCGATCAAGCGGTAGCGTTCGCGTCAGGCTCATTTCTGTCGACAGATTCATTGACAAGAGGCGCGCCCTCGTCTTCACATACGCGCCATGGGCACGAACGGCCGCAGAAGCCGGGACGGCCGCGCGCAAGGGCGCGGCGGTGCTCCAAGCAAGGAACCGGCGCGCCTGGACGCGCGCGGCTCGCCACAGGGAGGAGAAGAGAAATGTCGACGATTAGGCGGCGCGATGCGCTCAAGATGGCCCTGGCCGCGCCGATGGTGCTCGCCGGCGGCCGGCTCGGTGCCCAGGCGCAGACGGCGTGGCCCACGCGGCCCGTGCAGATCATCACCGGCTTCGGCCCGGGCGGCGGCGGCGACATCGCCACCCGCGTCACCTACCAGGCGGTGTCGGAGATCCTGAAGCAGCCGATGGTGGTGGAGAACCGCACCGGCGGCAACTCGCTGGTCGCGGCGCAGGCGGTGCTCGCCCTGCCGCATGACGGTTACGCCTTTCTGATGAACGGCCTGCAGCAGCTCGTCACCCCGCTGCTGATGAAGGACATGCCGGTCAACTACGCCAAGGACTTCCAGCCGGTCACCCAGATGGTGAAGTACCCGGAGACCATCGCGGTCGCCAAGGATTCCCAGTGGAAGACCTTCAAGGAGCTGATGGACTACGCCAAGGCCAATCCCGGCCGCATCCGCTACGGCACCTCGGGCGTCGGCGGCGTGCCGCACATCGTCGCCGAGGCGATCCAGCTCTATGGCGGCGTCAAGTTCGTGAACATCTCCTATCGCGTGGCGCCGGAGATCGCGCGCGACGTGGTCGGCGGCCAGCTCGACCTCGCGGTGCTCAACGTGTCGACGCTGACCCCGATGATTCAGGCCGACAAGGTGCGCCTGCTCGCGGTCGGCAATGACACCCGCCTGAAGGACTTCCCCGACGTGCCGACGCTGGGCGAGCTCGGCCTGCCCAAGGCCAATCATGCCGACTGGGGCGGCATCTTCGCGCCTGCCGCCACGCCGGCCGACATCGTCGCCCAGATGCAGCAGGCGGTGGCGAAGGCGGCCAAGACCCCGTCGGCCTACGACAAGCTCGCCGGGCAGGGCACCCTCATGGTCGGCAGCACCACGGAGGAGTTCAAGGCGTTCCTCGCCAACTGGCAGGGCGTCGTCGAGGAAGTGGTGCGCGAGGCCAAGATCTCGCTCTGATCCCGCTTTGACCACGCCCCGGCCGTGTGCCGCCGCGCGGCCGGCGCACGGCCGGGATCATCCACGCCCGACCGGAGCTTATGCCGCGCGCATGTCGCGGCCACGGGCTCCGGTCCCGCGCCCCGGTGCCCGGTGGAACGCCATGTCCCAGATCAAGAACCTCAACGACGTCATGGTCGGGCTCACGCTCATCGCCATCGCCGTCTTCGCGCTCATCCTTGCCTGGCCGTTGAACCCCGGCACGGTGGCAGCCATGGGCGCGGGCTTCTTCCCGCGCCTGCTCGGCTTCATCCTCATCGGGCTGGGGCTCGCCATCATCGGCCAGGGCTTCGTCACCGAGGGCGAGCCGTTCGAGCGCTGGTTCCCGCGGCAGATCTTCTTCGTGCTCGCCAGCATCCTGTTCTTCGGGCTGGCGATCTTCGACCTCGGCGTGATCCTCGCCGTGTTCGGCACGGTGCTGATCGCCTGCGGCGCGCATCGCGGCACGCGCTACGTCGAGGCCGTGCTGCTGGCCGCCGGCATGACGCTCTTCATCTATCTGGTCTTCCCCTTCGCCCTCGGTCTGCCCATGCAGATCTGGCCCATGGCTCTGGTGCGGTGATGGAAAGCTTCTCCTCGCTCTTTCACGGGCTCTCCATCGCGCTGCAGCCCGGCAACATCGTCTACTGCCTCGCCGGCACGCTGGTCGGCACGCTGATCGGCGTGCTGCCGGGCATCGGCCCGCTCACCGCCATCGCCATCCTGCTGCCCATCACCTTCTACCTGCAGCCGGTCTCGGCGCTGATCATGCTCGCCGGCATCTATTACGGCGCGCAGTATGGCGGCTCGACCACGGCGATCCTGATCAACATGCCCGGCGAGAACTCCTCGGTCGTCACCTGTCTCGACGGCCACCAGATGGCCCGGCGCGGGCGCGCCGGCCCGGCGCTGGCGGTGGCGGCGCTCGCCTCGCTGTTCGCCGGCATCTTCGCCACCTTCGTCATCACCCTGTTCGCGCCGCCGATCTCGCAGCTCGCGCTGATGTTCGGCCCGGCGGAATATTTCTCGCTGATGGTGCTCGGCCTCATCGCGGCGATCGTGCTGGCGCACGGCTCGGTGCTGAAGGCGCTCGGCATGATCGTGCTCGGGCTGCTGCTCGGCTGCGTCGGCACCGACGTCGATTCCGGCTCGCTGCGCATGGCGCTCGGCATTCCCGGCCTGTTCGACGGCATCGGCTTCATCCCGCTCGCCATGGGCCTGTTCGGCGTCGGCGAGATCATCCGCAATCTCGAGAACGTTCAGCACCAGTCGGTGGTCGACAAGAAGGTCAGCAATCTCTGGCCCTCGCGCGACGATTTCCGCCGCTCCTGGCCGGCGGCGACGCGCGGCACCCTCATCGGCTCGATCCTCGGCATCCTGCCGGGCGGCGGCGCCATGCTGAGTTCCTTTGCCGCCTACACGATCGAGAAGCGCATCTCGAAGGAGCCGCAGCGCTTCGGCAAGGGCGCGGTGGAAGGCGTCGCCGCGCCGGAGGCGGCCAACAATGCGGGAGCGCAGACCTCCTTCATCCCGCTGCTGACGCTGGGCATCCCCTCCAACGCCATGATGGCGCTGATGGCCGGCGCGCTGCTCATCCACGGCATCACGCCCGGCCCGCGCGTCATCACCTCGAACCCGGAGATCTTCTGGGGCCTCATCGCCTCGATGCTGGTCGGCAATGCGCTGCTGGTGGTCATCAACCTGCCGCTGATCCGCATCTGGACGCTGCTGCTGCAGGTGCCCTACCACCTGTTCTACCCGATGATCCTCGTCTTCTGCTGCATCGGCGTCTACACGGTGAATTCGAGCGTGATCGACGTCTACCTGCTGCTGATCTTCGGCTTCTTCGGCTATCTGTTCAGCAAGTGGAAATGCGAGCCGGCGCCGCTGCTGCTGGCCTTCGTGCTCGGCCCGCTGATGGAGGAGAACCTGCGCCGTTCCATGCAGGTCTCCTATGGCGATCCGGGCATCTTCTTCACCCGCCCGATCAGCCTCGCTCTGCTCGTCGCGGCCGCCGCCTGCCTGGTGCTGGTGGTGGTCCCCGCCTTCCGGCGCACCCGCGAGGTGGCGTTCCAGGACGAGGACTGACCCTCTTCACGCCGGCCCGGTGCCGGCGGGGCGGAAATGGTTGAGATAGCCGAGGA contains:
- a CDS encoding mandelate racemase/muconate lactonizing enzyme family protein; translated protein: MHDVSLPKVTIRSVAVAPLFGESPKGGWSAEIRPEDSVHALIAVHTEEGITGFGSVFTDGRLVKAAVDVLEPLWRGENALEPERVTEKMHQNTFWMGRGGSLTHAISGIDIALWDILGKALGQPVGRLLGGTYRDRVKPYCSLLMEEPEQMAAVIGPHRERGFKAFKIGWGPFGRRGDAKLDEAIVRAAREAAGEDAQLFVDAGASDAHWPQGLKWALNTAQMLKDYDVGWFEEALRPDALDDFIALRRASPVPIAGGEVLTRRQAFLPWLAKGALDIVQPDVTKVGGISEQRRIAWLADEFGVKYVGHGWNTALGLAADLQLAAAMPQSDLVEFIGGSPYLDGIVAEPFTVDAEGYLRIPARPGLGIALDPVAVGRYTTDVETFFAPA
- a CDS encoding amino acid ABC transporter permease, with amino-acid sequence MNLLDLSVVNDYGSVFLQGLAMTTFLTVVVILLAGVIAIPIALARLSPKRWIRWPADFYVEFIRATPLILQLIYIYYVLPSAGIRLEPVTAAIIGLTINYSAFMSEVYRSGIQSVPRSQYEAAQSLGLSPTITFVKVIFPQAFRVVLPALGNYLIALFKDTALASVVTVQELMFSGQIIAARNYQYFTVYTVTAILYFAVGYPSALLVRRLERWSQRGWAAAPGKS
- a CDS encoding substrate-binding periplasmic protein; the encoded protein is MLKSVLAALFVAVVSTGAVAQEFQFEAPPLFDNCGDPSLAKAKTEGVTLGFSPSPPYSSLDPATKQATGLDVELVEAALKWAGVTKFKYEVMPFGQLIPALLAKRIDVVAANIHVTPDRLKAVSFTGPAWWYGPAIVVAKGNPAGITSFDTLKGKKIGAIAGSAADEYLRKIGVAVTAFQTDAEEFSAISTGRVDAILEDDVKVIEFMKANAASPIEIVQNVAIPDELIFKFGYGYARYALRKEDCSLRSAFTQGLAEVRGNGQASSILKKYGLTNRNMFFFPL
- a CDS encoding mandelate racemase/muconate lactonizing enzyme family protein, which translates into the protein MRIEAVDFFYLAMPEITTDADGSQDALLVRVRAGEQGAAYEGWGECEASPLTSIAAFVAPMSHGICRPVGASVLGQAIDGPADIARIAALVEHDSMDLLQAAHTWSGVEMALWDLLGKVRGEPVWRLIGYQRAYPKTPYASLLFGPTPQDTLSRAKDAVARGFRAAKFGWADFGAGELARDVDQLAAAREGLGPEALLLVDVGQIWVEDVERAALRLPALEEFGATWLEEPFLASAYEAYGALSPRSTKVKLAGGEGAHNFHMARHLIDYGGIGYVQIDCGRIGGIGPAKRVADYAAPRGVTYVNHTFTSHLALSASLQPYAGLEAHRICEYPAAPRALCIDMTNNHLRPDANGEIMLTETPGLGIGIDLAAIRRYLVETEIKVGGQTLYATPAL
- a CDS encoding FadR/GntR family transcriptional regulator produces the protein MDRPSTPRRRSEPETGEPGEGGEPRVPRRSGYRLSGLQGGIITELGRAIVSGRFAPGELLPREPALMAEFSASRPSLREALKVLAAKGLIEMRQKVGTRVRPRDLWNMFDSDVLAWHFGDGAAAGPQRDGMLRDLIELRQVIEPSAARFAAGRGSMEDLRRLRTALQAMEAAVGDLSAYARADVEFHMAVFAAAHNALLASFAHLVADFLQLSFSIQQEALNEADNRIEDDVGQHRLVFDAINRGDGEAAALAMRDVILNGKNSLLAALE
- a CDS encoding enoyl-CoA hydratase/isomerase family protein, which encodes MTSQEPNFAFFDIRTNDGVAVLTIDRPPVNALSRELYESLDKVIDHIEATPDIRVVVFACKPDARAWIGGGDLKEFLTLTSETRRSRHEYVEAITDRFYRLSCPTIAAVTKPAPGGGMVFASFCDLIVAADTAFFSMPEVDRSLTGGAGAYFSRLNMPVSFIREMILTGRRLSAAELKEVGFINYVLPEAEVMGKAMELAELIASKSSAAVRAIKRGANKIDEIGWNEGRAYAHEISASELVDGPDYKESITAFLERRKPQFNR
- a CDS encoding Bug family tripartite tricarboxylate transporter substrate binding protein, translated to MSTIRRRDALKMALAAPMVLAGGRLGAQAQTAWPTRPVQIITGFGPGGGGDIATRVTYQAVSEILKQPMVVENRTGGNSLVAAQAVLALPHDGYAFLMNGLQQLVTPLLMKDMPVNYAKDFQPVTQMVKYPETIAVAKDSQWKTFKELMDYAKANPGRIRYGTSGVGGVPHIVAEAIQLYGGVKFVNISYRVAPEIARDVVGGQLDLAVLNVSTLTPMIQADKVRLLAVGNDTRLKDFPDVPTLGELGLPKANHADWGGIFAPAATPADIVAQMQQAVAKAAKTPSAYDKLAGQGTLMVGSTTEEFKAFLANWQGVVEEVVREAKISL
- a CDS encoding tripartite tricarboxylate transporter TctB family protein, which translates into the protein MSQIKNLNDVMVGLTLIAIAVFALILAWPLNPGTVAAMGAGFFPRLLGFILIGLGLAIIGQGFVTEGEPFERWFPRQIFFVLASILFFGLAIFDLGVILAVFGTVLIACGAHRGTRYVEAVLLAAGMTLFIYLVFPFALGLPMQIWPMALVR
- a CDS encoding tripartite tricarboxylate transporter permease; translated protein: MESFSSLFHGLSIALQPGNIVYCLAGTLVGTLIGVLPGIGPLTAIAILLPITFYLQPVSALIMLAGIYYGAQYGGSTTAILINMPGENSSVVTCLDGHQMARRGRAGPALAVAALASLFAGIFATFVITLFAPPISQLALMFGPAEYFSLMVLGLIAAIVLAHGSVLKALGMIVLGLLLGCVGTDVDSGSLRMALGIPGLFDGIGFIPLAMGLFGVGEIIRNLENVQHQSVVDKKVSNLWPSRDDFRRSWPAATRGTLIGSILGILPGGGAMLSSFAAYTIEKRISKEPQRFGKGAVEGVAAPEAANNAGAQTSFIPLLTLGIPSNAMMALMAGALLIHGITPGPRVITSNPEIFWGLIASMLVGNALLVVINLPLIRIWTLLLQVPYHLFYPMILVFCCIGVYTVNSSVIDVYLLLIFGFFGYLFSKWKCEPAPLLLAFVLGPLMEENLRRSMQVSYGDPGIFFTRPISLALLVAAAACLVLVVVPAFRRTREVAFQDED